Proteins from a single region of Juglans microcarpa x Juglans regia isolate MS1-56 chromosome 5S, Jm3101_v1.0, whole genome shotgun sequence:
- the LOC121268557 gene encoding polyadenylation and cleavage factor homolog 4, producing the protein METRRSFDRSREPGLKKPRLAEEIERGKNPNPNGNGRPFVQRSVVVPPPRFRPSDRDSESSDSGRGGYQPQPPQHQELVSQYRTALAELTFNSKPIITNLTIIAGENLHAAKAIAATVCANILEVPTEQKLPSLYLLDSIVKNIGRDYIKYFAARLPEVFCKAYRQVDPAVHSSMRHLFGTWKGVFPPQALQMIEKELGFTPIINVSSSVATTTSKPDSQSQRQPHSIHVNPKYLERQRLQQSSRNVQRTNRDGPSESVHEKSIGAAFGDYEYSSDLSRNSGSGTERTGGRMTEQGHDKPWYGTVGSVAETISSQKNGFNIKQGLPNYRAPKSAYADAQLKPTQSIALRTSTVMSSSWKNSEEEEFMWDDMNSKSTAHGASDIPIDPRKNHSEKLGFEYHLQKPRSLDDVGSKVNKEVSTDFMYKDQNDFTPFGSRTSSSWPLEESQSIDGLVHTSGHSEGFAATLTQSSTSVASSISRIGGHQQMGGLGVLINAVSGSTGTVGQQRFQSQGAASPSAQSPMHQHPQSPSLVVRPSHHQLQNLAEREHPQTLSLPRPNLKGAQFLGRSNMGSSNQYAQDSSPFQHPNVQPGPLQKLQPEQQSDSMLSQPSSEIRKPILPSVSDTGSPSTLGNSASDHSDLAAESSGQPSTSSLLAAVMKSGIFSNNSITGSLPNLTVPDIGQMPSHSGIQPPLPSGPPPVQITSSGPSVVSATSLGSSNNNAPVPASISQRNAGQPPLPSGPPPSSLAGSASAPTSSAVNNASDPISNLLSSLVAKGLISAAKTEVPTTVPTQIPNQSEKKSPGTIVTSSVSVSSVPDSHLLTTRDGVSLSEPANQSSPVMPQSIPMEIENLIGFKFKPDVIREFHPSVINGLFDDLPLRCSICDIRLKLQESLDRHLEWHAQRKLEPNGLISTSRRWYTNSSDWVAGKAGLASGIESADSAYESSETLVKGERLVPADETQCACVLCGEVFEDFYCQERDEWMFKGAVYMTISSCAGEIEISNDNAAKGPIVHANCISECSIHDLGLASGIKMVRLDI; encoded by the exons ATGGAAACGCGTAGATCCTTCGATAGATCGAGAGAACCGGGCTTGAAGAAGCCCCGATTGGCTGAGGAGATTGAGCGCGGTAAGAACCCGAACCCGAACGGGAATGGCCGCCCTTTCGTTCAGAGATCAGTTGTGGTGCCGCCGCCAAGGTTCCGACCGAGTGATAGAGATTCCGAAAGCAGCGACTCGGGCCGAGGGGGTTATCAGCCTCAACCGCCCCAGCATCAGGAACTCGTCAGCCAGTACAGGACTGCGCTCGCCGAGCTCACTTTCAATTCGAAGCCTATCATCACTAACTTGACTATAATTGCTGGCGAGAACCTCCACGCTGCCAAGGCAATCGCCGCCACTGTCTGCGCCAACATTCTCGAG GTTCCTACTGAGCAAAAGCTGCCTTCACTCTATCTTTTAGACAGTATCGTAAAGAATATTGGGAGGGATTACATAAAGTACTTTGCTGCTAGACTACCTGAG GTTTTCTGCAAGGCATATAGGCAAGTAGATCCTGCTGTACATTCGAGTATGCGTCATCTTTTTGGAACTTGGAAAGGAGTCTTCCCTCCTCAAGCACTTCAGATGATTGAGAAAGAACTTGGCTTTACTCCCATAATCAATGTTTCTTCTTCAGTAGCTACTACAACATCTAAGCCAGATTCGCAGTCTCAACGCCAACCACACAGCATTCATGTAAATCCCAAGTATTTGGAAAGGCAGCGGCTTCAGCAGTCTAGCAGG AATGTTCAGCGAACTAATAGAGATGGACCAAGTGAATCTGTTCATGAGAAGAGCATTGGTGCTGCATTTGGAGACTATGAATACTCTTCTGATCTTTCAAGGAATTCAGGCTCAGGAACTGAAAGAACCGGTGGGAGGATGACTGAGCAAGGACATGACAAACCCTGGTATGGAACTGTAGGAAGTGTTGCGGAGACAATCTCTAGCCAGAAGAATGGTTTCAATATCAAACAAGGATTGCCCAACTATCGAGCACCCAAATCTGCATATGCTGATGCACAACTAAAGCCAACACAGAGTATTGCACTTAGGACTAGCACTGTGATGTCTAGTAGCTGGAAGAATTCTGAAGAAGAGGAGTTCATGTGGGATGATATGAACTCCAAATCAACAGCTCATGGAGCATCTGATATTCCTATTGACCCAAGGAAAAATCATTCAGAAAAATTG GGGTTTGAATATCACCTTCAAAAACCACGCAGTTTAGATGATGTTGGGTCGAAGGTCAATAAGGAAGTTTCCACTGATTTTATGTATAAGGACCAGAATGATTTTACTCCTTTTGGGAGCCGGACTTCATCCTCCTGGCCGTTGGAAGAATCACAATCCATTGATGGGCTGGTCCATACTTCAGGCCATTCAGAAGGCTTTGCTGCCACTCTCACACAGTCGTCAACAAGTGTAGCTTCTTCAATATCAAGAATAGGAGGTCATCAGCAGATGGGGGGCCTTGGGGTTCTAATAAATGCAGTGTCAGGGTCCACTGGAACTGTAGGGCAGCAGCGGTTTCAGTCTCAGGGAGCAGCATCACCATCTGCACAGTCACCCATGCACCAGCATCCTCAATCGCCTTCATTAGTAGTACGCCCTTCCCATCATCAGTTGCAAAATCTGGCCGAGCGGGAGCATCCACAGACTCTGTCCCTGCCTCGACCTAATTTAAAAGGAGCTCAATTTTTGGGCCGGTCGAACATGGGGTCTTCCAACCAATATGCTCAGGATTCATCACCTTTCCAGCATCCAAATGTTCAGCCAGGACCCTTGCAAAAGCTGCAGCCCGAG CAACAATCAGACTCCATGCTGTCTCAGCCTTCTAGTGAGATTCGAAAGCCAATCCTCCCTTCTGTCTCTGATACTGGGTCTCCCTCAACACTGGGGAATTCTGCATCAGACCATTCAGATCTTGCCGCAGAATCTTCAGGACAACCAAGCACAAGTAGTTTGTTAGCAGCTGTTATGAAGAGTGGAATTTTCTCCAACAATTCTATTACGGGTAGCCTACCTAATCTGACTGTCCCAGACATTGGGCAAATGCCATCACACTCTGGTATTCAGCCTCCCCTGCCCAGTGGGCCTCCTCCAGTGCAGATTACATCCTCAGGGCCCAGTGTTGTGTCAGCAACTTCATTAGGTTCATCAAATAATAATGCACCAGTTCCTGCCAGTATATCTCAAAGAAATGCAGGACAACCACCTTTGCCATCTGGTCCACCACCTTCATCACTTGCGGGTAGTGCATCTGCACCAACCTCAAGTGCTGTGAATAATGCCTCAGATCCAATTTCAAACCTTTTGAGCTCATTAGTTGCAAAAGGTTTAATATCGGCTGCAAAGACCGAGGTGCCGACTACCGTGCCAACTCAAATCCCTAATCAATCAGAAAAGAAGAGCCCAGGCACCATTGTGACTAGCTCTGTATCAGTTTCTTCTGTACCTGATTCCCATCTTCTGACGACAAGGGATGGGGTATCCTTGTCGGAACCTGCCAATCAAAGTTCTCCCGTGATGCCTCAATCCATCCCAATGGAAATTGAAAATCTCATAGGTTTCAAATTCAAGCCAGATGTAATTCGAGAATTCCATCCATCCGTGATCAATGGACTATTTGATGACCTTCCACTTCGGTGCAGTATTTGTGATATTCGATTGAAGCTTCAAGAAAGTCTTGATAGACACTTGGAGTGGCATGCTCAGAGAAAGCTTGAACCTAATGGTTTAATTAGCACATCAAGGAGATGGTATACAAACTCAAGTGACTGGGTTGCTGGGAAGGCAGGACTTGCATCTGGCATTGAGTCTGCTGACTCAGCCTATGAGTCTAGTGAGACCCTGGTCAAGGGTGAGCGCTTGGTTCCTGCAGATGAAACTCAATGTGCCTGTGTTTTGTGTGGAGAGGTGTTTGAAGATTTTTACTGCCAAGAAAGGGATGAATGGATGTTCAAAGGAGCAGTGTATATGACCATCTCATCTTGTGCTGGCGAGATAGAAATTTCAAACGACAATGCAGCTAAGGGTCCCATTGTGCATGCAAATTGTATTTCAGAATGTTCAATTCATGACTTGGGACTGGCTAGTGGTATTAAAATGGTAAGGCTTGATATTTAA
- the LOC121268558 gene encoding putative phytosulfokines 6: MKPQDFRVSFIFVLLLCTSLTSSRLLTPKRGEKGTLKVEGISTNAAGSLIDLEDISNLMGLEECDDKDEGCLHGRMIAEAHLDYIYTQHRKP, encoded by the exons ATGAAGCCACAAGATTTTCGTGTCTCCTTCatctttgttcttcttctttgcaCTTCTCTAACATCTTCTCGTCTCCTAACACCAAAACGAG GTGAAAAGGGGACGTTGAAGGTTGAAGGGATTAGTACTAATGCTGCTGGGTCATTAATAGACTTGGAAGATATTTCCAAC CTGATGGGATTAGAGGAGTGCGATGACAAAGATGAAGGATGTTTGCATGGAAGGATGATTGCAGAGGCTCACTTGGATTATATATACACCCAGCACCGTAAGCCGTAA
- the LOC121268559 gene encoding PAN domain-containing protein At5g03700-like has translation MNALAKSVTRLRETRLLLFTTYILLTSIRTHISAGATAQGLLRGFKATPDPKVSSFQPLLNDSTGNFSLAFFRVNNTQLSLAVLHLRSSESLWLANLTKLASWSDTTQLFFNGSLVISDPHSNVFWSTRTDGDLVALLNSSNLQIHKLEDHPSVIWQSFDFPTDTLVETQNLTASMSLISSNGLYSMRLGYDFWGLYANFGSNSDQIYCKHTAMEAKAEVVEGQGPIYAQVNTDGYLGMYQNGSKPVDIQPFNSFHRPINGFLRLRLEPDGNLKGYYWDGSAWALDYQSISDPCELPSPCGSYGLCRPGYGCSCLDNRTAFHSGEECLPLETGDFCSEEVIKDNFWVLRRNGVELPYKEQMQYETTSSPGECVSLCENNCSCWGAVYNNGSGFCYMVSYPIQTLVAATDESKVGYFKVREGVGKKKRNAAVRVGYVLGGLAAVVLIGTIGIWTYKMWRRKTRAEEGEVSPGPYKDLGSASFKSIEMSNR, from the coding sequence ATGAACGCACTCGCCAAATCGGTGACTCGTCTACGTGAAACTCGGCTCCTCCTTTTCACTACCTATATTCTCTTGACGTCCATACGGACGCATATTAGCGCTGGAGCCACCGCCCAGGGGCTTCTCCGAGGCTTCAAAGCCACCCCAGACCCTAAGGTGTCGTCGTTCCAACCTCTCCTTAACGATTCCACAGGCAATTTTTCACTCGCTTTCTTCCGAGTCAACAATACCCAGCTCTCCCTCGCCGTCCTCCACCTGCGGTCCTCCGAATCACTCTGGCTCGCCAACCTAactaagctagctagctggtccGATACCACGCAGCTCTTCTTCAATGGCAGTCTCGTCATTTCAGATCCTCACtcgaatgtgttttggtctactcGGACCGACGGTGACCTTGTCGCGCTCCTCAACTCCTCGAATCTCCAAATACATAAGCTCGAAGACCACCCCTCGGTTATCTGGCAAAGTTTTGACTTTCCCACTGATACCCTCGTCGAGACCCAAAATTTGACCGCTAGCATGTCTTTGATTTCATCGAATGGGCTTTACTCGATGCGATTAGGTTACGACTTTTGGGGCTTATACGCGAACTTTGGATCGAACTCTGATCAGATATACTGCAAACACACAGCGATGGAGGCCAAAGCAGAGGTAGTCGAAGGACAAGGACCGATTTACGCCCAAGTAAACACAGACGGATATCTGGGCATGTATCAAAATGGAAGCAAACCAGTGGACATACAACCCTTCAACAGCTTCCACAGACCCATCAATGGATTCCTCCGGCTCCGGTTAGAACCGGACGGGAACCTCAAAGGGTATTACTGGGACGGATCCGCGTGGGCCTTGGACTACCAGTCGATCTCGGACCCATGCGAGCTCCCGAGTCCGTGCGGTTCGTACGGTTTGTGCAGACCTGGGTATGGATGCTCATGTTTGGACAACCGAACGGCGTTTCACTCAGGTGAGGAGTGTCTTCCCTTGGAGACCGGTGACTTTTGCAGCGAAGAAGTAATCAAGGATAACTTTTGGGTACTGAGGAGGAACGGCGTGGAGTTGCCGTACAAGGAGCAAATGCAGTACGAAACGACTTCCTCGCCTGGAGAGTGCGTGAGTCTCTGCGAGAACAACTGTAGTTGTTGGGGAGCAGTGTACAACAACGGGTCCGGGTTTTGTTATATGGTGAGCTATCCGATTCAAACGTTGGTGGCCGCCACAGATGAGAGTAAGGTGGGGTATTTCAAGGTGCGGGAAGGTGTAGGGAAGAAGAAACGGAACGCAGCCGTTCGAGTTGGGTATGTACTTGGGGGTCTGGCGGCGGTGGTCTTGATTGGTACTATCGGAATTTGGACGTACAAGATGTGGAGGAGGAAGACCCGGGCAGAGGAGGGTGAGGTCTCACCCGGCCCGTATAAGGATCTCGGGTCGGCAAGCTTCAAGTCCATCGAGATGTCCAATAGATGA
- the LOC121267904 gene encoding uncharacterized protein LOC121267904 — MRRIASCYSENAIKISDSYCSGPSNQPNLSTNLIPSLPNAITCIYKAKLSTEKELLITLTWCRNLTGQGFIIDVGDHNTSSSPSKLNSNSYRLQKSKGTKTFQSCNLKIEVFWDISEANYDGAGPEPIDGFYVVVLADSELGMRLGDKDEELDEKKYKTETPNAKFSLLSRSEHFSGNAVYSTKARFCDKGTPHDILIKCVREEGSKSPVLSVCMDNKESFQVKRLRWNFRGNQAIFVDGLVVDMMWDVHDWFFNPTSGCAVFMFRTRSGLDSRLWLEEKNWEQKEQEIFSLLIYACKSPD, encoded by the coding sequence ATGAGGAGAATAGCATCTTGTTACAGTGAAAACGCCATAAAGATTTCCGATTCATATTGTTCAGGCCCTTCAAACCAGCCCAACCTTTCTACCAACCTGATCCCTTCACTCCCAAATGCAATCACATGTATATACAAAGCCAAACTCTCAACGGAAAAGGAGCTCCTGATCACACTCACTTGGTGCAGAAACCTAACGGGCCAAGGCTTCATTATTGACGTCGGTGATCACAACACGTCCTCCTCCCCCTCCAAGTTAAATTCCAATTCCTACCGACTGCAAAAGAGTAAAGGCACAAAAACATTCCAATCTTGCAACTTAAAGATTGAGGTCTTCTGGGATATTTCCGAAGCCAATTATGATGGCGCTGGACCTGAGCCGATCGATGGGTTTTATGTCGTGGTTTTGGCCGACTCAGAGCTTGGTATGCGCCTTGGAGACAAGGATGAAGAATTGGACGAGAAGAAATACAAAACAGAAACCCCGAACGCAAAGTTCTCATTGCTTTCTAGGAGCGAGCACTTCTCTGGGAACGCTGTTTATTCAACCAAGGCACGGTTCTGCGACAAAGGAACTCCTCATGACATCTTGATCAAGTGTGTTAGAGAAGAAGGATCAAAGAGCCCGGTATTATCTGTTTGCATGGACAATAAAGAGAGTTTTCAGGTGAAGCGATTAAGGTGGAATTTTAGGGGGAACCAAGCCATCTTTGTAGATGGATTGGTAGTAGATATGATGTGGGATGTTCATGATTGGTTCTTCAATCCAACATCTGGGTGCGCTGTTTTCATGTTTAGGACAAGGAGTGGGTTGGACAGCAGGCTGTGGTTGGAGGAAAAGAATTGGGAGCAGAAGGAACAAGAGATATTTTCGTTGTTAATCTATGCTTGTAAGAGCCCTGATTGA